In Trueperella pecoris, the DNA window CGGTTGTGCAGTTTGACCTTCGTGGCCTCCACAAGATGTGGTCTTATGTCGGTTCCGTGAGAAAGCTGCGCAGGCACCTTACCCTTTTCGGCGGAATGTAGTTCACGCAGGAGCGTGAATTCTTCAATCGTCAGGCTCACTGGCTTCTCCTCACATGTTCGCGGTTATCGTTGCAGTGTCGTTTTTAGGGTAGAGCAAATGTGGCAGTATGTCGCCGACTGTTGTGGCCACATGAGGTCCTTCACCGTTTCGGCCTCGCCCGGCGTGGGAGGCGCGGCCAAGAGTTGGCGTAACTCTTTTACGAGCTCTTCAACGCTGCGCTGCTGAGTAATGGCCACTGGCGCGCCGCGCTCCGCGAGCATCTGTGCGCCGGGCACGGGATAGGTCACTACTCGGCCGGCCTCTGCGATAGATTCAACGAGCGTTGTTTGGAATCCTTCGGACAGTATCGTTGGGTTGACTAGGGTTGCTCCGGCGAGTCGGCGTCGTGCTTCGGCTGGGCTGACCTGGCCGACGACGTCGATCGTGTCGGACAGTTCCATCTCGGTGACTTTTGCGCGGGCTAATTCGAGTTGCGTACCTGCACCGATTAGTTCGGCCTCAACGTCGTACCCCTCGCTTTTCAAAATTTTTACGGCGTCGATAAAAGTATCCCCCCCTTTTCCGGGTACCATCCGGCCGATAAAGACGAGATGGCTGGGGCGATCTTCGCGAACGGCTTCAGGGCTGGGCGGCGTGATCGCGTTGTAGAAGACGTCGGCGCGACGTCCCGATAACTTGCGCACGAAGTCCACCACGTTCTCCGACACACCCAGCACCTTGTCTGCCGAGCGGAGGACAGATCGACCAAAGGTGAGATCAACGAACCGCGATCCGAGCCAGATAACGGGGTTTTTCGTCGTTACATAGCCACTTCCATGTTCGGTGTGGATGACCGGTATACCGGCTTGGTGCGCCGCCCGGACACCCACGAAGCTCATGGGAAAGAAGCGCGTGTGCGTGGAGACGACGTCGATACGGTTGTTGCGGAGCCAGGCAGCTAGCCGTCGTGTCGTTCCGAGAGCCGGCACGCGAATGATGTCCGAAACGGAGAGGTATCCTTTTCCGGAAAGTACGCGAACCTGCCCGTCTAGACGTTGGCCGACCGGCCCGGCTAGGTTGATAACCCATACGTCATGACCGAGAGCAGCGATGCCATGGGCAAGGTTTTCTTCGTGGTATTCGATTCCCCCAACCATCGGAGGGTAGTTGTTAACAATCAGGGCGATACGCATATTATCCTCACTCGTGTCGATAGATTCTATCGCTCAAACTTCCTCACGATAAAAGGACACCGCGAGGGGTCATAGATTGTCAGATATGATGGACTGGTCTGTGCGGATGTGAGGATTGATGAGTTTGTTGCAGAGATTGTTTTGGCGCTCCACGTTTAACCCACTGCTCGTTTTTGTTGCGATCGTGTTGGCGTTTTTCGCGTTGAGGGCTAATTCGACCGAACGAATGATCCTGATCGTTCTTGCGGTTGCGCTGGTTGTGGTTGACGCGTGGCGTGGCGTGATCCGGCGGCGGGCGTCCAGGCTTGTACCGCCTGAGGCGCATTCGGCTTCTTCCGACGACGCCGAGCCTTTCCAGGAGCAGTCATGACTTTGAACCGCGCGCTCGACGCCCTCGAGGACGAGCACGGCCTTACCCCCTCCCCCGAGGCTATTCATGATGCCTTCACCGCGGCCTTCGAGGCCTCGGGCAAGACGATGTACCCCCATCAGGCCGAGGCGCTGATCAACATCGTCGCTGGCGACCACGTGATCGTCGCCACCCCGACCGGCTCAGGAAAGTCCCTCATCGCTGCGCAGGCGCTCTTTACGGGCTTGGCGACCGGCCGCACGTCGTATTACACAGCCCCGCTCAAGGCGCTGGTGTCGGAGAAGTTCTTTGACCTCATATCCGAATTCGGCGCGCATAACGTCGGCATGATCACGGGGGATTCGTCGATTAACCCCGGAGCTCCGATCATTTGTGCGACCGCCGAGATCTTGGCCAATCTTGCGCTGCGCGAGGGTGAGGAGGCGGACGTCGGCGTCGTCGTCATGGATGAGTTTCATTTCTATGGCGATCCGCAACGTGGCTGGGCGTGGCAGGTTCCGCTCCTCGAGCTGCCTCAGGCCCAGCACATTCTCCTGTCCGCGACGCTAGGCGATACGTCTTTCTTTGTTGAGGACCTGCAGCGCCGCACGGGTCGCACGGTTTCGGTCGTCGACGACGCCGTCCGCCCGGTTCCTCTGCACTTCACCTATTCGACCGAGCCGGTCGGTGAAGTCATCCAGGAGCTGGTGGCGACGCATATGGCGCCGGTCTATGTGGTCCATTTTTCTCAGCGTGAGGCGGTGGCGCAGGCTACGGGTCTGTTGTCGATGTCGTTGATCAGTAATGACCAGCGCGAACGGATCAGGGCAGCTCTCGGCAGTTTTTCATTCAGCCCGGGATTCGGCCAAACCCTGTCGAAGCTCCTTCGGGCAGGCATCGGCGTCCATCACGCAGGCCTCCTCCCCCGCTATCGGCGCCTGGTCGAGCGTTTGACTCAGGCGGGCCTCCTGGCGGTTGTCTGTGGCACGGATACCCTCGGCGTGGGAATCAACGTTCCGATTCGAACCGTGCTCATCACCTCGCTGACCAAGTTCGACGGCGCCCGCATGCGCGTTTTGGGTGCGCGTGAGTTCCACCAAATCGCCGGGCGGGCGGGGCGAGCGGGCTACGACACGGTGGGTTACGTCGTCGTACAGGCCCCGGAGTATGAGATTGAGAATGCTCGCCGGCTGCGCAAGGCTGGTGACGATCCGCTACGCATCAAGCGCGTGCAGAAGGTCAAGCCGCCTGAGGGCGAAATTTCATGGTCGGAGAAGACCTTCGACAGGCTCAAGAGTGCCGAGCCTGAAAAGCTCACCAGTCGGTTCCGTGTTGACCACTCGTTGATTCTTAATTTGCTTCAGCGCCGCGATCCAGTCCCTGCGATCGTCAAGATTCTCACGGACAATCATGAGCCCCACAGCGGACGCAATCGGTTCGTTCGCCGCGCACTGGACATCTATTCTTCCCTGCGCACGGCCGAGGTCATCACGCATGAGAATCGTCAGTGGCGCAGCGATCACCCAGGCCACTCCCCGATCCACTTTGCCAAGGACGTCCCGGACGACTTTGCGCTGAATTCCCCGTTGGCGCCCTTCGCGTTAGCGGCGCTGGATCTGCTCGATCCTGACGACGCCGACTACGCGCTCGACGTCGTCTCGGTCGTTGAGGCGGTACAAGAAAATCCCACCCAGGTGCTCATCGCGCAGCGCAAGGCGGCTCGCGGGGCGCTGATCGGCAAGCTCAAGGCCGAGGGCGTGGACTACAACGAGCGGATGGCGCTGGCCGACGAGGTGACCTGGCCACGGCCGCTTGCCGACCTGCTTGAACCCGCCCTGGAGATGTATGCCAAGGCCAACCCGTGGGTGGCCGGACATGAGCTCGAGCCGAAGTCGATTGTGCGGCACATGATTGAAGAGGCGATGACCTTCTCCGAGCTCATTTCGCGCTACGACCTGGCACGTTCCGAGGGTGTCGTCCTGCGATACCTGACCGACACCTACCGTGCGTTGCGTCAAACCGTTCCTCACGATTATCGCACCGACGAGGTCGAAGAGATTATCGGCTGGCTCGGGCGGCTCGTCCGCTCGATCGATTCCTCCCTCCTCGATGAGTGGGAGGCTCTCGCGGACGGTCGCCTCACGCTTGACGAACTCACGATG includes these proteins:
- a CDS encoding glycosyltransferase family 4 protein — translated: MRIALIVNNYPPMVGGIEYHEENLAHGIAALGHDVWVINLAGPVGQRLDGQVRVLSGKGYLSVSDIIRVPALGTTRRLAAWLRNNRIDVVSTHTRFFPMSFVGVRAAHQAGIPVIHTEHGSGYVTTKNPVIWLGSRFVDLTFGRSVLRSADKVLGVSENVVDFVRKLSGRRADVFYNAITPPSPEAVREDRPSHLVFIGRMVPGKGGDTFIDAVKILKSEGYDVEAELIGAGTQLELARAKVTEMELSDTIDVVGQVSPAEARRRLAGATLVNPTILSEGFQTTLVESIAEAGRVVTYPVPGAQMLAERGAPVAITQQRSVEELVKELRQLLAAPPTPGEAETVKDLMWPQQSATYCHICSTLKTTLQR
- a CDS encoding DEAD/DEAH box helicase, which gives rise to MTLNRALDALEDEHGLTPSPEAIHDAFTAAFEASGKTMYPHQAEALINIVAGDHVIVATPTGSGKSLIAAQALFTGLATGRTSYYTAPLKALVSEKFFDLISEFGAHNVGMITGDSSINPGAPIICATAEILANLALREGEEADVGVVVMDEFHFYGDPQRGWAWQVPLLELPQAQHILLSATLGDTSFFVEDLQRRTGRTVSVVDDAVRPVPLHFTYSTEPVGEVIQELVATHMAPVYVVHFSQREAVAQATGLLSMSLISNDQRERIRAALGSFSFSPGFGQTLSKLLRAGIGVHHAGLLPRYRRLVERLTQAGLLAVVCGTDTLGVGINVPIRTVLITSLTKFDGARMRVLGAREFHQIAGRAGRAGYDTVGYVVVQAPEYEIENARRLRKAGDDPLRIKRVQKVKPPEGEISWSEKTFDRLKSAEPEKLTSRFRVDHSLILNLLQRRDPVPAIVKILTDNHEPHSGRNRFVRRALDIYSSLRTAEVITHENRQWRSDHPGHSPIHFAKDVPDDFALNSPLAPFALAALDLLDPDDADYALDVVSVVEAVQENPTQVLIAQRKAARGALIGKLKAEGVDYNERMALADEVTWPRPLADLLEPALEMYAKANPWVAGHELEPKSIVRHMIEEAMTFSELISRYDLARSEGVVLRYLTDTYRALRQTVPHDYRTDEVEEIIGWLGRLVRSIDSSLLDEWEALADGRLTLDELTMLSDEDATTGEEAAFGADAEGNVAVSRNKHALRTSIRNAMFRRIEALDRDDYDLLERLDGAAGWDADRWADAMDPYWNVYARLGTSTNSRSDRFFSVLEDPSFADLLQAGVDDETASAWLESHKPGRLWLVIQILDDEGSTDPEGDGPDMTWAMWAVADLDASDEAGELVLHMVNMGER